In Aegilops tauschii subsp. strangulata cultivar AL8/78 chromosome 3, Aet v6.0, whole genome shotgun sequence, one genomic interval encodes:
- the LOC109738043 gene encoding mitochondrial import receptor subunit TOM7-1 has protein sequence MASRPSLKSKPKGKGGKRGSSAAEDEQSTAAVAVQLAKEWSTWTMKTAKVVAHWGFIPLIIVVGMTKGDEPKPSLLQLLSPV, from the coding sequence ATGGCGTCGCGGCCGTCGCTGAAGTCGAAGCCGAAGGGCAAGGGTGGGAAGAGGGGCTCGTCCGCGGCCGAGGACGAGCAGTCCACCGCGGCGGTGGCGGTGCAGCTCGCCAAGGAGTGGAGCACGTGGACGATGAAGACGGCAAAGGTGGTGGCGCACTGGGGCTTTATCCCGCTCATCATCGTCGTCGGCATGACTAAGGGAGACGAGCCCAAACCTAGCTTGCTCCAGCTTCTGTCCCCCGTCTGA